tgcaatgatggaaaaactcttcaaagaccGCTAGGACATCTTTCTCCACTATCCTCCAGCAATGATGATAGAATGCCATAGTAAACCCATCCGGACCTGGAGCTTTGTCTCCTTCCAAACCCCTaacaacttgaagaatctcctctctctcaaacttcctttcaagccaaaccctCTCCCTGATCTCGATACGATCAAATTCCATACCctccacaaaaggcctccactcctcagtttccttgtacaaatttttataaaattgtacaaCTTGATAAGTTACCTCGGAAGCCTCTTCAAAAACCACCCCATCCACCTCCAAGGTCCTTACGAGATTGGACCGTCTATGGGAATTAGccattttgtgaaaaaacttgGTGTTATTATCCCCTTCCTTAATACATAACATCCTAGATTTTTGTCTCCAGGAAATTTCTTCTAAGGAAAGAAGATGCTTCACCTGGGACCTCAAACCAGCCCTATGAACTTTCTCCCCCTCAGAGAGACCAAAATCTCCCTCCTTAGCATCTAATGTTATCAACTCCTCCAATAATTGCTTCTTTTGATGCGCTACATTACCAAACTCTCGGCGATTCCATTGCACAATGTCCTCTTTTAGAGCCTTTAATTTTTTCGCAAGCACAAAGCTAGGAGTACCTACAAAGGAATATCGATTCCACCAAGTTTGAACCCGATCCACAAAACCTTCCgacttcaaccacatattttcaaatatgaaTGGACTTTTCCCCCTTGCCATTCACCCAGCCTCCAAGAGAATTGGACTGTGGTCCGAAACAGTACGGGGTAAAATCCTTTGAGAAACATCTGGGAAATGATCTTCCCAATCAGGAGTGACCAAAGCTCTATCAATCATAGACATCATTGGTTGATCCAAACCACTGGACCAAGTAAAGCTACCTCCTTCCAAACGCAAATCAACCAAGTTCAGGTCCTCAACAAATTCTGAAAATTTCTCCATAGCCGTGGAAAAACGGGTCTCGCCCCTACGCTCACTAGGAAAACGGACTATATTAAAGTCCCCAAAACAGCACCACGGAACCCTCCAACACTGCTGAACTCCCACTAACTCATCCCACATGAGACCCCTCTCAATATTCTCATTTGGACCATAGACGCCTGAGCAAGCCCAAATAAACCCGTCCCCCACCCCTTTCCACTTTACCGACACTGAGAATGTACCAACCATAATCTCCACCTTATCCAAAACCCTTTTGTCCCACATAAGCAAAATACCACCAGTAGTCTGATCCGCCTCCAACACAGCCCAGTCCACATATGGGCAGCCCCACAGACTACAAACCAGCTGTCGATTCATGCTTGCAATTTTTGTCTCTTGTAAACAAACAACATCACACTTCCACTCCCGCAACAAGTTCCTCACCACAAGGCATTTCCGAGGGTCATTTAAACCTCTAACGTTCCACGAAATCAATTTTATCTTCATAAACACTAAAAAATCCCCAACTACAAGCAACAACACAAAACCACCCTCTATCTTCTGTCATAATTCACCGAAGAAATCAGGTTTTGCAGCTCTCTGCATCCCTTATTTTTGGACTTAGCCACCTTTATACTGCCCATTATTTTCCTGTGTAACACATTGGCTACCTCCATCTCAGCTTCAAGCCTCTGTAAAAGAGAGATGCACAATTTCTCATGTTGCGTCATAGATAACCCAACCAATTTACTAAAACCAGGTATTCTGTGTTTCACCCACCCAGAAATATCTTTGttgttttcaaaactaaaaacctCATCAACCTCCTCCAATTCTGCCAAGGTTGTCGGTGCACTCGGATCTAAAATTTGCAGAGGAAAGGCAACTGCCAAAGTTGTATCAACAGCTGCTTCCTCCACAAGCATAACCTCCCCAGGAAGGCAAAGTTCAATGCTTAAAGAAGAATTAACCTCCTGACTCCCTGCCCCCAAGCCCCTTGGTCCAGCTCGCACCATCTCCAGAAAGAAGTCAGGGAGAAGAGGTCCTAACGACCGTGGCACTAAATTGAGAGTCACTATCCTTATACCTTCAGAAAATAACCCACTCGACAGCGAACTGGAACCGAAGGTGGTAATCCGGTCAGAGCTCAGCCTGAAGACCATCGCCGGAGGGGAAACGGCACACCCCGCCACTCCTACCGGTGGCTCGCAGCGCCGATGAAGCGGACCCACCAAAACCCCGGTGCGACGCAACACCTGTACCGTCAAGACAGGGCTCGTCGGAGACTCCGAAGACACCGACAGGCACAAACCACCCATATCGGCCTGACCCCGTAGCTTCGGCGACCACCCCAGACTTCCGGCCACCTGCGACGGCGTTACAAAGGTCGTCGGACTCGCCCCTGGACACACCCCATCCTTCCCGTGCTTATCGGTTGAGTGTAAGGGCTCCACACTTATAACGGAGGATTCCCCAGGCTCAAAGGAGATTGGGCTTTTGAACTGTGGGCCTAAACCAGACTCACTACCTGTCAGTTGGGCCACCAACTTATTAGGGCCCAAACCCAGACCCACCTTATCCTGATGCAAGTCCTTGCCAGCCCGTGAAACCCATTTTAGCTTCTGATCCCTCCCCTTCTTCTTATCCCAGGAAACCCGCCTTCTCCCCATCACATCAACTTCCACGATAAGACCTCTCCCTGTCCAGCATGGCCTCCTAACAACACTCCTTTTCCTATTGTCATAGGCTTTTGCATTCAAATTGAAGCTTGGGAAACGTTTCCTGCTTTCTGCCACTGACTCCTCATTAATGCACTGCTCCCTCCTATCACCTCCTTCCACCACCACCTTATTAGGCTTGCCTACCAGAAAAACTCCCATTTTAGCTCCTGAGAGGCTCCAATTCCCCCCCATCTTCTCCCCTCCTAGATGTATCTTCTTCCCCTTGTCAATGGAGCCTACCTGCTTTGGCTGCTTTCTATCCTCTACTCTTCCATTATTGCCTTGCACAACTTCAGCAAAAGTTCTAGAGTGTTGAGACTCCAAATAATGCCTATGCACCTGAGGAATAAAGGTTGGAAGACCAGTTCCACCCACTGCATATTGGGAGGGAAACAACATCTTTCTAAGTTTAAGGCCAAAAGCCCTCCAACCATATCTCTCTTTGCCTTCAGGGATAATGATCGAGCTCCTACACCCACCAGCTTTTAGTTCAGTCAGGAGTAGAAACTGACCAAACGAGTTGGTGCTGCGTTGGAGAGTAAACGCAGTGTCACCATCCCTGAAAGAAAAGAACTGTTTGGAGCTTGCCCCAACAACAATGTCTTCGATTATCTTCATCAGCCAATGAGCTGCACTTTTACCCATGAAGACTgatctcataaaatatttgccCCTCTCAAAAATCTGTAACAAGAAATAACGTCCCCCTTCCTCTACAACTAATTGAAAAAACTTGGACTCAATAACGAAACTGTGAAAACCCCCCATCACAGAGGAAAAAGAAACTCCTTAGTCTAGAATCTATGAGTCAAGAATCTATTATTGATGCATAAATATAGTCATTATGTAAAAAAAGATGTACTGCAAGTAACGATAGGTAGTTCCGGTAGAGAGAGAATGGTATAATAACTGAAACGAATCAGCATGCGGTAGCCATAAAATTCATGAATTAGGCATATATCTTCATTGTGGGGTTTTAGAGTTTTACCATTATTGACAACATAAACATGATCTTGAGCTTCAATATTTTACTAGATTTTCTGTGATATATTCTGATGGATTCCTCAGCTTTTTCCATGAGTTTTTGtaggtgatttttttgttggtagTTAATGTTTAGTTGTTCATTACAATAATcaactttcattttatttttaattttttctctgaTCTCTCACTCTCTTACATATTTATTCCCATTCTGtgcaaaaataaagagagatacTTGTTGTCTACTGTTTTGGTGGTTTCTTCAACTGATACGGAGATGCTGTTTTCTGTTgcaggttttttgtttttcaaacttCAACAGTTAAATAATTCATACACAAAAGTTGATCTGTATATTGTTGTATTTGGAACTTGAAGCTTTAAAGGTCACAAAAGGGTCTAGTGGTGTGAATCCTTAAACAAATGTAACAAAGTGATCAGCaagtgaagggaaaaaaatataaatatatagagaAAGTGTGAGGTAATGTCAGATTGAACTTGTGGGTGTTACTGatttgagaaatattttagTGTTAATAGCCTGTTGGTTATGTCTCCTTGGCTAACTGGGCTCTGTGGGCTAACTGGGTGCGCCTGGGCTCTGTGGGCTAACTGGGTGCGCCTGGGCTCTGTGGGCTTTACCGCCGACCAAGGAAACCGCCTTTTATTTGACTCTTTTGGCATTGAAGAGAACCTTTTGTTAAACAATTATACAAACTCCATCTTGTGTTTCCCTtcatctcactctctctctctgtttcagACTCACTTCTTTCTTTTGCCTTGGTTGTTGTCAAAGATTCTTCACTCTCATAGTCATACTCATACCCCCACAAGCATATATCATCACCCCTCTTTGAGATCCTTCTTTGGAGACCAGGAAACTTACTTGGGTTGGGTTGCATTCACAAGTCTGGTCCCCAAACCCTAGTAGTA
The sequence above is drawn from the Castanea sativa cultivar Marrone di Chiusa Pesio chromosome 5, ASM4071231v1 genome and encodes:
- the LOC142635283 gene encoding uncharacterized protein LOC142635283, whose translation is MWLKSEGFVDRVQTWWNRYSFVGTPSFVLAKKLKALKEDIVQWNRREFGNVAHQKKQLLEELITLDAKEGDFGLSEGEKVHRAGLRSQVKHLLSLEEISWRQKSRMLCIKEGDNNTKFFHKMANSHRRSNLVRTLEVDGVVFEEASEILAKVLPNRLRVVLDQLISENQNSFVGGRQILDSVLIANECVDSRGKSRVPGVICKLDMEKAYDHVNWEALLYC
- the LOC142635285 gene encoding uncharacterized protein LOC142635285, with product MNRQLVCSLWGCPYVDWAVLEADQTTGGILLMWDKRVLDKVEIMVGTFSVSVKWKGVGDGFIWACSGVYGPNENIERGLMWDELVGVQQCWRVPWCCFGDFNIVRFPSERRGETRFSTAMEKFSEFVEDLNLVDLRLEGGSFTWSSGLDQPMMSMIDRALVTPDWEDHFPDVSQRILPRTVSDHSPILLEAG